From the genome of Papaver somniferum cultivar HN1 chromosome 2, ASM357369v1, whole genome shotgun sequence, one region includes:
- the LOC113350816 gene encoding VQ motif-containing protein 31-like: MEKPTSNQAMQDSTPLTTFVQADTNTFRELVQRLTGSSDRDHGTSKVPNQSNNNAVATNEGITTKVIGVKKPTFKLHERRQYSKTKLEVVNPGFQFRPGSPILSPSRPGSHKTKLVPSPAKVANYSPIPSPSQPFANLSILEEKALQNSPSDGLKNEEEEEKVIQERRFYLHPSSRSRTSSEPELLTLFPLTSPKSHQT, translated from the coding sequence ATGGAAAAACCAACAAGCAACCAAGCCATGCAAGACTCGACGCCATTGACGACTTTCGTCCAAGCTGATACAAACACCTTCCGTGAGCTTGTTCAACGCCTAACTGGTTCATCGGATAGGGATCATGGAACATCTAAGGTACCTAATCAGTCAAACAATAATGCAGTTGCAACCAATGAAGGTATAACCACCAAAGTAATAGGTGTGAAGAAACCAACATTCAAACTGCATGAGAGAAGGCAATACTCCAAAACTAAACTGGAAGTTGTAAATCCCGGTTTTCAATTCAGACCAGGTTCACCGATTTTGTCTCCATCTAGACCTGGTTCGCATAAAACAAAACTAGTCCCCTCCCCAGCAAAGGTAGCTAATTATAGTCCTATTCCAAGCCCTTCACAGCCATTTGCAAACTTATCAATCCTCGAAGAAAAAGCACTGCAGAACTCACCATCTGATGGTTTAAAaaatgaggaggaagaagagaaggtAATCCAAGAGAGGAGGTTTTATTTGCATCCTTCCTCGCGATCTAGAACAAGTTCAGAACCAGAATTGCTAACGTTGTTCCCACTTACATCCCCAAAGTCTCACCAAACTTAA
- the LOC113353109 gene encoding glycerophosphodiester phosphodiesterase GDPD4-like has product MAILKTKKRQQNPNDIWNQFIRFSSKKFFRLLLILILLALIPPIFFHFRLRRIQQLQSKKCGWIKNPPLVCAHGGDPTKAFPNTVSAYRSALSSQVDCIEVDVSRSSDGILFALHDRDLQRISGNETAKVGFLTRKELKELGVKHLSHQEFHEQEMSTVEDALMLISKSVGHVVLDAKVGPPKYEQGLAKDILSIVKRTQCQNCIIWAKSDTLARDIIRLSSDVTVGYIVMSDPLTGARTNILRMKKASVVGVYHPLVDDKLVRVLHGRNKKVYSWTVDDVDSMRRMLIEQVDGVVTNHPAKLRRLMQDIQSQCLEDGLPLPR; this is encoded by the exons atggCGATTCTGAAAACGAAAAAGAGACAACAAAACCCTAACGATATTTGGAATCAATTTATAAGATTTTCTTCCAAGAAATTCTTTCGTTTACTTTTGATTCTCATTTTGTTAGCTCTTATTCCTCCAATTTTCTTTCATTTTAGACTCAGACGAATCCAACAG tTACAATCAAAGAAATGTGGTTGGATTAAGAATCCTCCTTTAGTATGTGCTCATGGTGGTGATCCAACTAAAGCTTTCCCCAATACT GTTTCTGCATATCGCAGTGCCCTTAGCTCCCAAGTCGACTGCATTGAGGTTGATGTTTCTCGTTCTTCTGATGGAATTTTGTTCGCTCTCCATGATAG GGATTTGCAGCGAATATCTGGTAACGAGACTGCAAAAGTTGGTTTCTTGACCAGGAAAGAG CTGAAAGAATTGGGTGTCAAACATCTGTCCCATCAAGAGTTTCACGAACAAGAAATGTCAACAGTCGAAGATGCATTGATG TTAATATCTAAATCAGTTGGGCATGTAGTCTTGGATGCAAAAGTGGGACCTCCAAAATACGAGCAAGGACTAGCAAAAGATATTCTTTCTATC GTAAAGAGAACACAGTGCCAAAATTGTATCATTTGGGCTAAAAGTGACACATTAGCTAGGGATATAATCAGACTGTCGTCTGACGTAACG GTTGGTTACATTGTCATGAGTGATCCTTTAACTGGTGCTAGGACCAACATACTAAGAATGAAAAAAGCTAGTGTTGTTGGGGTGTATCACCCTTTAGTTGATGACAAGCTTGTGAGAGTTCTTCATGG GAGGAATAAGAAAGTTTATTCTTGGACTGTCGACGATGTAGATTCTATGCGGAGAATGCTAATTGAACAAGTAGATGGTGTTGTTACCAACCATCCTGCGAAGCTTCGACGGCTCATGCAAGACATTCAATCTCAATGCCTTGAGGATGGGCTCCCTTTGCCCAGATAA